In Lactobacillus xylocopicola, the genomic stretch TATTGCACATTAACCTTACCAACTGGAATCGCAATCGTCTGCAATTCACGTGTAGTTGGCGTAACAATGTTGGAAACCGCCGTGGTCCCATTTAAGTCCGTGACCGTGGCTTGGCCATTTCTAACCACCATCCTAGCGAACTTAGCTGTATTGTCTCCCGCAGTACTGTTGGTTTGTGAATTATTTCCTAACCACGTCTTAATGTTGGAGTTGTTTAAGGAAACTGTCCCTGAACCAGAAATAATCCCTGCACCAGTTGCGACTGGGTTACCATTACCATCTTGAATGGCCAGGTGCAACTGCTTGGGTGAAATAAAGGTAACACTGGACGAGTCATTAACCCGAATTACCGAATCGTTATATCTTTGGTTAATATCGAAGGTGGTGCCTGCATTGAATACTGCCTGCTGCGTTCCATAGAGCCGAATTGCATTAGGTTGGGTCGTAACAGGAGCGGACAAGTTGAAGTTTTGTCCAAACTTATACTGCGCAACCGAATTACCACCCTGCGTTCCGTTTAAGAAGTACTGGAAACCAGTCTGCGTCCACTTAACGTTGTCACCAACGGTTACCCCATTAATGTTGTTATACATCGCTGGGTAGTTAGCTGGCGTCCCGTTATAAGTATAGGCGGTGTTAGAAGAGCCATCACCCATGGTGATCTGGTTACCGTAACCAACACTGGCTTGCGGTGCCACATATGACATATAAAATTCAGAGAACCGAATATCGTTACTGGTTCTATTCATAGTCACATGCCCATTGTTGGCAAAGTCAATCATCCCAACGCCACGTGTAACCTCGTTTGAGATGTTAAAGACATTGTTGCCCGAAAAGGTAATCTTAGAACCATTAGCCATTAAAACGTGAATTGGGTTATAACCATTAGACGTACTGCTGGACAAAGTTACATTATCAATGTTTACTTTAAGCCCTGCACCATTTGATGAATATACCAGCGAGCTAGAGTCCCCGTCATTACCCGGGAACCCTTGTTGGAATTTTCCGTTAGTAATCGTCACCGTTGTCAGGTTAGAATATGGCACACCAACATAGGAGAAAGTCTGCCTATTCAAATCAATCGTATGGCCGTTACCATTAACAACTACACTGGCCCCAGCAGCACGGTTGCCAATAGTTCCCCCCGTATAACTGATGTCACTAGTAATATTAATGTAGGTTACACTAGCATCAGTCCAGGCCGCTGCTAAACTATTAAAATCCGCTACATTTACTACCTTTTGTTTATACTTATCCGGATTCGTGATTTGATCAGGGGTGGCAATATTCATCGAAGTTGGGGTTGAACCTGCTGGCTTGTCAACATCCTTGTTAAAGTCATCACGCGCGCTGTCTGGGTCAGCGCCAACCGTTACACCCTTTGAGCTATCATAACCAGCAACTCCGATGTCCCTTGGCTTAGCTTCAAGTTCCGAGTTGGCTTCATTTGAATTATTAGGCTTAGTGGCCGCATCATCTGATAAACTCGTATCCATTACGTCAGTTGGAATTTCAGCTGTGGGAATGTTAACGGAAGTGCTGGCAGGCTTTGAAGCGCTCTTCAACAAGTCAGCGGATCGACTACTCTGCTTTGTGCTAGTAGAACTCTTAGCACTAGCAGCACTTGAACTAGACTTCAAAAATGAATTGAGGCCAGAAAAAGTTGCTAAACTACCTTGAGCAGCAGCTTTCGACTTCTTAGCCTTAAGCTTCTTGGTCTTGGAGCCTGTCTTTTTAGAACGGGCTTTGGCTTTCTTAGCTTTAACTGCCTTAGTTTTGGCAGGCTTGTCTGTTTTTCTGAGCAAACTAGCTCGATCAACACCTGCTTGATAAGTAGCTGTAATATCAGCACTAGCCTTGTCCAATACTGTCTTAATACCAGCTAAATCAGTCGCCGCATTAACTTTAGCTTTAGAGTCATTAAGTAGAGCATCAACCGCTTTTATCTGTTTAGCCTTAGTAGCACTGGTTAAGTTCCGATCTCCATTGATCTTCTGCTTAGTACTAGTAGCCAACGTCTCCAAAGTGTTTAACCCAGTTTGTTTAGCTTCGCTTACTGCTTGGTCGTCAACCTTTTGTTGGACCGACTTATCAACTCCAACTTGATTGTTCTGATTATCAGTATCAGACGTTTTTACTTCTTGGGCACTTACTGAACTAGCCGATTGAGAGAGGGCTGCTCCTCCCCCTAGCATAAAAGTCAAAAGAGAATAGCTAACTAGCCAACCCTTTTTACTTTTGTGCATCTTATAGTTAGTATTTTTTATTTCTTCAATCATTTTAAATCTGTTCAAAACTTTTTCACCCTCTATATTACTTGTATTTAATATACTACTCTGATATTAAAATAATATCATAAACATTACATTCTTTCCATAAAATCTTTACATAATTAATTAGATATAAAACAATAAAATAAATATTATGTTTTTGCAATATAAAACAAACCCTAGTATAGATACAGGATCCATACGCTTTTTTACATCACGTTGCTTTTAATCAGCTAATATAAATAATATTAGTTTTTTAAACTTGGACCAAGAATATTAATTATCTTTGTATTATCCTATCCCCCTTAACGTCTTACATAGTTTTTATGACTGATAAATATCAAATTACCTGTAGTAAATAGCTGATTATTAAAACGCCAAGTGCCAAAACATGTTCTTACAAAAACTTCTCACAGATAACCTTCAAAAAACTTTTTAGAGTCATACTAATCAACTCGCTATTTAACTAAAAATGACAATTAGTCCTACTCAGGTTTCTTTTAGCACTTTTAAGCATACAAAAAACACCAGCTTATTGCTGATGCTTTTGTATTACCTTGCACATAAGTGTAAGACCTTTGGGACATAATCCCAATATAATTAACGCTTACTAAATTGTGAAGCTTTACGAGCCTTCTTCAAACCAGGCTTCTTACGCTCAACCATTCTTGGGTCACGAGTTAAGAATCCAGCCTTCTTCAGTGGACCACGAAAATCTGGATCAATTTCCAACAGGGCACGTGCAATGCCAAGACGAATCGCTCCAGCCTGACCTGCAAAGCCACCACCATTAACATTAACTTTAACATCATACTGATTTTCAGTTTCAGTCAAAGTCAATGGTTGTTTCAAATCCTTAACTAAGTTAGGGAATGGAATGTATTGATCTACATCCTTGCTGTTAACCGTAATTTTTCCACTGCCTGGTACTAAACGGACACGCGCAACCGAATTTTTACGCCGACCAGTACCTGCATATGCAACTTGTTGTGCCATTATTTAACCTCCTAGATCAACTTGTTAATGTCTAAATTTTCGGGTTTTTGTGCTTCATGCTTATGATCAGCATCTGCATAAACATGCATCTTCAAAAATTCTTGGTGACCAAGAGTATTCTTTGGAAGCATTCCCTTAACTGACAATTCAACCAATCTAACTGGGTTGTTAGCAAGTAATTTACCAGCTGGCGTAGCCTTGATTCCGCCAAGAGTACCAGAGTGGTGGTAGTAAATCTTGTCGGTAGCCTTTTTACCAGTTAACTTAACTTTACCAGCGTTAATAACAATCACATTATCACCGGTGTCAACATTTGGGGTGTATTGAGGCTTGTTTTTGCCCCTTAAAATAGTTGCTACTGCGGTAGACAGACGACCCAAAGGCACATCTGTTGCGTCAATAACATACCATTTACGGTTAATTTCATTAGGTTTTGCTAACTGTGTAGTACGCAATTTAATTTCCTCCGTTTATACGTTGCTTGTAACAATAAGATTCCGGGGCTTATCGTGGACAAACATACTTATCTAGGATACGTCGTTTTTGATTGATTGTCAACATTATTCAAGATCTTGACGATATTTTTGGGGGATTTCACCATAAAAAACATGGTATAGAAATAAGCCGCTAGCTTGCGCCGTCTCCCTTACCTGCTCGCGGTCACACGCGGCAATTACCCGGGGAATATCATCTCGCGGGCGCTTCCCATTACCAATTTCAAGCAACATTGCAACCAGAATACGGACCATGTTATACAAAAAGCCTGAGCAAATAAAATCAAAAATCAACTCATTAGCTGTATCGTCTTTTTTTACGTTGACGTAGTACATTGTCCGCACTTTGTTTTTGATCTGACCGCCACTAGCGGTGAAACTGGTAAAGTCATGTGTGCCCACCAGGTCGCGCGCCGCAATCTGCATCTTAACTAGGTCTACTGGGTAAGGATAATGCCCGCTATAAAAACGTTTAAACGGATCAACAAAGTGATCAAGACTTACGCGGTAGCGATACCACTTTCCCTTAGCGTTATAACGCACATGGAAGGATTCATCTACAATCTCACTTTGCCTAAAAGCAATATCTAGTGGCATGATCGAATTAAGCGCAAAAAGCATTCGTTCTGGAGGGATTTTTGCGCCCGGATAATCAAAGTGAATAACCTGCCCCAAAGCATGTACACCAGCATCGGTACGCCCAGATCCTTCGACCAGAACAACTTTCCCCTTAGTCATCTTAGTCAGTGCTGCCTCAATTGTTCCCTGAACCGTTCGTTGTCCTGGCTGGGACTGAAAGCCATGAAAAAGATGACCGTCATACGCAAGGGTCATTTTATATCTTGTCGTCATTAGTGTGTCCTAAAAATAAGTAATAAAGCGATTAAAGCCAAAAAGTAACCCAAGTTGCACAAATCGTAAACAGACCAGTGCAATACACGAAACTTTGTCCTACCCTGGCCACCCTTGTAACCACGTGATTCCATTGCTGTAGAAAGGTCAACTGCAGTTTGTAGTGAGTTGATAAACAGGGGAACCAGAAGCGGTGTGATTGCTTTGGCACGCTTAATTAAACCACCACTATTGAAGTCTGCACCACGTGATCGTTGCGCATTCATGATTTTAAAGGTCTGGTCAAACAAAGTCGGAACAAAGCGCAGAGCGATCGACATCACCAAGGCAATTTGATCAACCGGAACTCTAACCAGCCTTAGCGGTGCCAATAACCACTCAATAGCGTCGGCAATTTCTAACGGCATCGTGGTAACCGTCATAACGGTTGAAATCAAAATAATAACGGTAAAACGAATAAAGATAAAAATTGCATTGGTGATCCCATAACTTGAAATGGCAAAAATCGTCCACTGCCAGTATACTTTTCCGCCGACAGTAAAGAACAGCTGCAAAAAAGAGGTGAAGAGAATTAACCAAATTAAGGGCTTAATCCCATTCCAAAAAACCTTAGGCTTTAACTTAGTAGCGGCCACAGCAAGCAGGCTGAATAGTGTAATAATCACATAGGTCAACGGATTATTAGCCAAAAAAATCAGCAAAATAAAAAAAATCGTTGCCAGTAACTTGCCCCGCGGATCCATCTTGTAGACTAAGGAATTCCCAGCAACATAGCGACCAATTAAAATTTTACTCACAAGTTATCACCCCTTTAGATTTTGTTCAATTCCTTGAACCAATTCTTTAACCGTTAATGGCGGATTAGCAAAGGTAAAACCCGGTAGTTGTCCAGCTAGTAAAGAAGCTTGTGGCTGATTCAAATGATGATTGTGTAACCAAGACTGATCACGGAAAATTTCAACTGGAGTGGCATGCTTAATTAGTTTACCTTGCTCCATCACCAAAACATCTTCTGCATAGTTCGCCACATCGTCCATATTATGGGTAACTAAAATAACCGTATGTCCTTCTTTTTGATAGTCAGCAAACAAGTGCATCATTTGTTTGCGTGCCGCTGGATCCAGTCCGGCAGTTGGTTCATCTAAACAAAGAATACTAGGTTCATAGGCCAAAACTCCAGCAATTGCCACTCGGCGCATCTGCCCGCCAGACAATTCAAACGGTGACCGAGTTGCGATAGCAGCAGGTAACCCAACTCGCTTAAGCCAAATCTGAGCACGCTTTTTGGCCTCTTCGTCATCAAAACCAAAATTTTTAGGACCGAAAGCTATATCATCTAGCACCGTATTTTCAAATAATTGTGCTTCTGGAAATTGAAAGACTAAACTTACCTGCTTGCGTAGCTCCTTTAAGCCTTTATTGGTTGTTTCAGGCGTAATTTTAGTCCCCGCAATTTCAATTTGACCTGTACTCGGTTTAAGCAAGGCATTAAAGTGCTGCATTAGCGTCGACTTACCACTGCCCGTATGGCCAATAATAGCTGTAAAGGAACCATCTTGCAGTTCAAAACTGACATTATCTAGACCCTTTTTCTCAAGTGGAGAATCAGCGGCATAAAGATAACTTACCTGTTCGAATTTAATTGACATAAAAACTTGATCAACTCTTTTTCTGAATTAACAATCGGCGGAATGGGGACGCCAGCAGTTACCAGGGCAGCTTTAACTTGGGTAAAAAACGGAACGTCCAAGCCTAACTCCTTAAGTAATTTGGTTTGAGTAAAGATTTCTGTTGTCCTGCCTTGGGTGATTAGTTGTCCATCATTCATTACTAGTACTTGATCAGCTAAATTAGCTTCGTCAATATCATGCGTAATCGAAATGACGGTAAGGTCATACTCTTCCTTCATCTCTCGAACTATGCCCAAAATCTGATCCCGACCCTCTGGGTCGAGCATTGCAGTAGCCTCATCCAAAACAATTATTTGCGGCCTGATGGCCAGTATTCCCGCAATAGCGACCCGTTGCTTCTGTCCGCCCGAAAGGCTAGCTGGCTCAGCATTGGTATAATCAGTCATGCCCACTGCTGCTATTGCCGCTGGCACCAGCTTAACCATTTCAGACCGTGGTACCCCGCGGTTTTCCAACCCAAAGGCGACGTCATCAGCAACCGTAGCACCAACAAACTGGTTATCGGGATTTTGAAAAACCACGCCAATCTTATCACGGATATTCCAGACAGTATCATCGTTCAGCACAGTGCCATCGATTTCGATCTTTGCTTTGCTTGTCTCATCTGGAACCAGTAAGCCATTAAGTAGCCTAATAATCGTCGACTTGCCACTTCCATTATGTCCGATAATAGAGGTCCAAGAGCCATGTTCAATATCAAAACTAAGATTGTCAATCGCTGGCGTCTTTGCTTCTGGATAGGTAAAACTCACGTTGCGAATTTTTATAATCTGATCTGCCATACTATCACCATCCTAAACAGTCTGACTCAATTGTACCAAAAAAAGGCAAAAAAAATCACCCATGAAGAGGGATAATGAATAATTATCTAAGCTAGACTAAACTTTCGTCATCATCTTAGCGCTTATTCTCACTTTCATGGATAATTCTTAATAGCTATTAAGTTGGGTTATTCGATATTAAACTAATTCAAGAATAACCATTGGAGCTGCATCACCTTTACGGGCATTTGCCAGCTTCATAATTCTAGTGTAACCACCATTACGGTCTTTGTAACGCGGTGCAACATCAATAAAAAGTTTTTGCAATGCAGACTTAACTACAACTGCGTCATCTTCTTCGTGAATATCAGCGATTTCATTGCGTACATAAGCAGCGGCTTTTCTTCTAGCAGCTAAATCTCCACGCTTACCTAAAGTAATCATTCTTTCGGCAGTTTTGCGTACTTCTTTAGCGCGTGTTTCAGTAGTAACAATGCGTTCCTTCATGATCAATTGAGTGGTCATTTCTCTCAGCATTGCTTTTCTGTGCGCACTATCGCGACCTAATTTACGGTATGCCATCAGTTTACCTCCTTTTATTTTTGTTAATCTTCTTGACGAAGTGAAAGTCCCAAGTCAGCTAATTTGTTCTTAACTTCTTCTAATGATTTTCGGCCCAAGTTACGTACCCGCATCATATCAGCTTCAGTCTTATCAGTTAACTCCTGCAAAGTATTAATGCCAGCCCGTTTGAGGCAGTTGTATGAACGAACAGACAAATCAAGCTCTTCAATCGTCATTTCGAGCTTCTTCTCGGCTGTATCGTCTTCTTTTTCAACCATCACATCACTGAACTTGGCATTTGCATCAGCAGTTTCAAACACTTTGAAGTGCTCTACCAAAATTTTAGCAGCAAAACTAAGGGCGTCATTAGGTTTGATTGAACCATCTGTCCAAATCTCTAAAGTGAGTTTGTCAAAGTCGTCTCTTTTACCAACACGAGTTGACTCAACTTGATAATTCACCTTTTTGATCGGTGAAAAAAGTGAATCGACCGGAATAACACCAATCGGCATATCCTCACTCTTGTTGTCACCCGCAGCAACATAACCACGGCCGTTCTTAACCGCAATCTGCATGTGCAAGTGGCCGCCGTCAGCAATAGTACATATATATTGGTCGGGGTTCAAAACCTGAATATCGGCATCTGCTTTAAGGTCATCGGCTGTAACAGTCGCCGGGCCTTCCACATCAACTTCAATCGTCTTTTGTTCATCTGAAAAAGACTTTAATTCAAGCTTTTTCAAGTTTAAGATCATCTTGGCGACGTCTTCTCTCACGCCTGGAACGGTTGAAAATTCGTGCAAAACATCATCAATCTGAACATAGACGAGTCCTGTGCCTGGGATAGATGTAAGTAAAACTCTACGTAATGAATTACCTAAAGTAGTACCAAAGCCTCGTTCAAGTGGTTCAATAACAAATTTACCATAAGACTTTTCTTGGTCTACTACGGTAATATTTGGTTTTTCAAATTCAATCATTACTTGGCCCCTTTCAAAACGTAACGTCCTTCTTTGAGAACAAAATTAAACACGACGACGTTTTGGTGGCCTAGAACCGTTGTGAGGAACTGGAGTAACATCACGAATTGCAGTGATTTCAAGTCCTGTAGCTTGAAGTGCTCTGATTGCAGATTCACGACCAGAACCAGGGCCTTTAACAGAAACTTCAACATGTTTCATGCCTTGATCCATGGCGCTCTTAGCTGCTGCTTCGGCTGCCATTTGGGCTGCAAATGGGGTAGACTTACGACTACCTTTAAAGCCTAATGCACCGGCTGAAGACCAAGCAATTGCATTGCCTTGAACGTCAGTAATCATGATTAAAGTATTATTAAACGTAGAGTGGATGTGCGCAACGCCTTTTTCAACGTGCTTCTTCACACGACGCTTGCGTGCTGTTTTCGGCATCAATAAACCTCCTTATAATTTTTATTTATTTTTTCTTACTACCCTTACGAGTGCGGGCATTATTTTTGGTATTTTGTCCGCGAACTGGGAGTCCACGGCGGTGACGCATACCACGGTATGAGCCAATGTCAATCAACCGTTTAATGTTCATGCTAACTTGACGACGCAAGTCACCTTCAACACGGTATTTATCAACTTCTGTACGCAGCTTCTCTTGATCATCTGGAGTCAAATCTTTTGACCGGATGTCTTCAGAAACACCAGCATCCGCACAAATCTTCTGTGCTGTTGGTTCACCAATACCATAAATATATGTTAATGCAACAACTATTCTTTTATCTCTTGGTAAGTCAACACCAGCAATACGTGCCATAAATTGCACCTCCTATTTATTTTAACCTTGACGCTGCTTGTGCTTTGGA encodes the following:
- the truA gene encoding tRNA pseudouridine(38-40) synthase TruA, which encodes MTTRYKMTLAYDGHLFHGFQSQPGQRTVQGTIEAALTKMTKGKVVLVEGSGRTDAGVHALGQVIHFDYPGAKIPPERMLFALNSIMPLDIAFRQSEIVDESFHVRYNAKGKWYRYRVSLDHFVDPFKRFYSGHYPYPVDLVKMQIAARDLVGTHDFTSFTASGGQIKNKVRTMYYVNVKKDDTANELIFDFICSGFLYNMVRILVAMLLEIGNGKRPRDDIPRVIAACDREQVRETAQASGLFLYHVFYGEIPQKYRQDLE
- the rpsM gene encoding 30S ribosomal protein S13, whose translation is MARIAGVDLPRDKRIVVALTYIYGIGEPTAQKICADAGVSEDIRSKDLTPDDQEKLRTEVDKYRVEGDLRRQVSMNIKRLIDIGSYRGMRHRRGLPVRGQNTKNNARTRKGSKKK
- the rplQ gene encoding 50S ribosomal protein L17, producing MAYRKLGRDSAHRKAMLREMTTQLIMKERIVTTETRAKEVRKTAERMITLGKRGDLAARRKAAAYVRNEIADIHEEDDAVVVKSALQKLFIDVAPRYKDRNGGYTRIMKLANARKGDAAPMVILELV
- a CDS encoding energy-coupling factor transporter transmembrane component T family protein — translated: MSKILIGRYVAGNSLVYKMDPRGKLLATIFFILLIFLANNPLTYVIITLFSLLAVAATKLKPKVFWNGIKPLIWLILFTSFLQLFFTVGGKVYWQWTIFAISSYGITNAIFIFIRFTVIILISTVMTVTTMPLEIADAIEWLLAPLRLVRVPVDQIALVMSIALRFVPTLFDQTFKIMNAQRSRGADFNSGGLIKRAKAITPLLVPLFINSLQTAVDLSTAMESRGYKGGQGRTKFRVLHWSVYDLCNLGYFLALIALLLIFRTH
- a CDS encoding energy-coupling factor transporter ATPase, giving the protein MADQIIKIRNVSFTYPEAKTPAIDNLSFDIEHGSWTSIIGHNGSGKSTIIRLLNGLLVPDETSKAKIEIDGTVLNDDTVWNIRDKIGVVFQNPDNQFVGATVADDVAFGLENRGVPRSEMVKLVPAAIAAVGMTDYTNAEPASLSGGQKQRVAIAGILAIRPQIIVLDEATAMLDPEGRDQILGIVREMKEEYDLTVISITHDIDEANLADQVLVMNDGQLITQGRTTEIFTQTKLLKELGLDVPFFTQVKAALVTAGVPIPPIVNSEKELIKFLCQLNSNR
- a CDS encoding DNA-directed RNA polymerase subunit alpha, whose amino-acid sequence is MIEFEKPNITVVDQEKSYGKFVIEPLERGFGTTLGNSLRRVLLTSIPGTGLVYVQIDDVLHEFSTVPGVREDVAKMILNLKKLELKSFSDEQKTIEVDVEGPATVTADDLKADADIQVLNPDQYICTIADGGHLHMQIAVKNGRGYVAAGDNKSEDMPIGVIPVDSLFSPIKKVNYQVESTRVGKRDDFDKLTLEIWTDGSIKPNDALSFAAKILVEHFKVFETADANAKFSDVMVEKEDDTAEKKLEMTIEELDLSVRSYNCLKRAGINTLQELTDKTEADMMRVRNLGRKSLEEVKNKLADLGLSLRQED
- the rpsK gene encoding 30S ribosomal protein S11, which translates into the protein MPKTARKRRVKKHVEKGVAHIHSTFNNTLIMITDVQGNAIAWSSAGALGFKGSRKSTPFAAQMAAEAAAKSAMDQGMKHVEVSVKGPGSGRESAIRALQATGLEITAIRDVTPVPHNGSRPPKRRRV
- the rplM gene encoding 50S ribosomal protein L13, with the translated sequence MRTTQLAKPNEINRKWYVIDATDVPLGRLSTAVATILRGKNKPQYTPNVDTGDNVIVINAGKVKLTGKKATDKIYYHHSGTLGGIKATPAGKLLANNPVRLVELSVKGMLPKNTLGHQEFLKMHVYADADHKHEAQKPENLDINKLI
- the rpsI gene encoding 30S ribosomal protein S9, whose translation is MAQQVAYAGTGRRKNSVARVRLVPGSGKITVNSKDVDQYIPFPNLVKDLKQPLTLTETENQYDVKVNVNGGGFAGQAGAIRLGIARALLEIDPDFRGPLKKAGFLTRDPRMVERKKPGLKKARKASQFSKR
- a CDS encoding energy-coupling factor transporter ATPase, whose amino-acid sequence is MSIKFEQVSYLYAADSPLEKKGLDNVSFELQDGSFTAIIGHTGSGKSTLMQHFNALLKPSTGQIEIAGTKITPETTNKGLKELRKQVSLVFQFPEAQLFENTVLDDIAFGPKNFGFDDEEAKKRAQIWLKRVGLPAAIATRSPFELSGGQMRRVAIAGVLAYEPSILCLDEPTAGLDPAARKQMMHLFADYQKEGHTVILVTHNMDDVANYAEDVLVMEQGKLIKHATPVEIFRDQSWLHNHHLNQPQASLLAGQLPGFTFANPPLTVKELVQGIEQNLKG